Proteins encoded in a region of the Dreissena polymorpha isolate Duluth1 chromosome 6, UMN_Dpol_1.0, whole genome shotgun sequence genome:
- the LOC127833482 gene encoding E3 ubiquitin-protein ligase RBBP6-like isoform X8: protein MGLDKQSARTHFYYSIASGDFVIGVVSSIVDSGLLLQLLCCDGSKNRDIDDLNISCFVPCKEIPKMFPTQNPVEGYQVKDFIRGMVVNVNPENENVLISLIDRGKPEGKESALTLGLIHEEDFPVQYRRKLHIRGLTFDELVNSILGFANPGNVTYLLTSLRQTHESSMMRGLHRLEIPEKEYAENLKKQQSQKWAYQCVAEGVAFFKEGKETEAMQKLNKALQIDTNNVEALVARGALYANTENYSKALQDFEEALKFNSKHPNAIKYMHETLLAKGKLHEDEKDYGQAKECYQRALDMMPESQEARESLRYVQYKMDKAEGKLNKEERKDERKKERTPSPVYKEDPDPSLPFKETTDTLKKLIRDEHRSRKRHAYDSRLPEEEKIDQKPRKHRSRSSSSRSRSGSLSRSKVKSKGHKEEYSKDSKTFTRKSRSPKYEYGKERDASEYFDYSLKKVRRSGFRESPTRNMLPEKDIERSSYQRSSEKKDFDPRKGYHADRERYMEKGIRKSETPERRSSRKESQSPRDLAGGLNPVRVKRESRRSETPTKDEVADRLGLEDISPEDHNARNEDYKLLLYRKREEDYKFREAQKRRESGEYFEKDRSGRDRAGRGDQFLSERGMAKNASADGDRQESRGSYERRWYDPSREERYPGGETSGRLREKEEAEYAERRIVSIDKRNKADWEDREYDSKDRNMASNEQRSSRDNRHYHETDSPSLEKRGIVLGKGSSRKDSKSPRDIGDRSLQKTFSYPRSRSRSPAQDGKSPVRVIKMKPKGQDISQGNKGQDQVEAQSSKGQDEEVKPKDDIFRESGEPAHDADKAKNQFATYVPRSVKLKNNPEKSQNPERLPSGDQIAYDDGKGQMPSKENANHFERHPSKDDSEHLLESRTVKMKPLSELNVDNDPRFKFQAIRTPDQKRPSSRHSSSREGSRSGKAKYDPFRRSESRSRSQSVDMQKSRTSKTRRSSSESSRSRSRSRKKLRSRSGSSSSGDSRSGGRRKRSRSDSRDAYSKRSRSESRSPYSKSKSPGGKRSEPVVVPEIVSRWDSPKEKKSRWEGQNFKPESFKKVDSKVDTGAVQLFPIISSSPPPHRSMKPEEKKKLDEKWKELKPLKLDPEESKQMELQDIVKQRAAEVAAKISTKFIPLPPSNEPDRELKEKVAMASKKINQLIQPEKEREKKTFKWESNSDSEVDEKKRKSVVNKREDSVKKRSRSSSSESSRRSKRRSGSDSRSRSRSRDRRSKSRSESRSKSRSRSRSRSRSRDRRYKSRSRSKDRRRYRSRSRSNEGRSSKDYYRRRSNEDRRRDQTEYYGGGRRGSGDQRVFWFHKNNDYHGDNKDGGYKPWLRGGRGRGRFRGGYRPWIPRGRGRGRGRGWVDYNKQDSHSYRGEENQGWSDDHYHHADVKSKWEKEEDQVEEEESGKGEDGSDATKPQETLNELEEFYHKLKTDKKRKPIDVPEEKKEVA, encoded by the exons ATGGGTCTAGACAAGCAGTCAGCAAGGACACATTTCTACTAT AGCATAGCGTCGGGTGATTTTGTGATTGGAGTTGTATCATCCATCGTGGACAGTGGACTGCTGCTGCAGTTATTGTGCTGTGATGGTAGCAAGAACAGAGACATTGATGATCTCAACATATCC TGCTTTGTGCCATGCAAGGAAATTCCGAAGATGTTCCCTACCCAGAATCCTGTAGAGGGGTATCAAGTGAAGGATTTCATTCGAG GTATGGTGGTCAACGTTAACCCGGAGAATGAGAATGTACTCATATCCCTGATTGACAGGGGCAAACCAGAGGGAAAGGAATCTGCGCTAACACTG GGGCTGATCCACGAAGAAGACTTCCCTGTCCAATATAG GCGAAAGCTTCATATTCGAGGACTTACATTCGACGAGCTTGTAAACTCTATTCTAGGGTTTGCAAACCCTGGCAATGTTACCTACCTGCTTACTTCACTGAGGCAAACCCATGAATCGTCTATGATGCGTGGTCTTCACCG tTTGGAAATACCAGAGAAGGAATATGCAGAGAACTTGAAGAAACAACAATCACAGAAATGGGCCTACCAATG TGTGGCAGAGGGCGTGGCCTTCTTCAAGGAAGGCAAGGAGACGGAGGCAATGCAGAAGCTGAACAAGGCTCTGCAGATCGACACCAACAACGTGGAGGCACTTGTGGCTCGGGGGGCTCT gTATGCAAACACAGAGAATTACTCCAAGGCTCTACAGGATTTTGAGGAAGCCTTGAAATTTAACTCTAAACATCCAAATGCAATCAAGTACATGCATGAAACTCTCCTGGCTAAGGGAAAACT ACACGAGGATGAGAAGGATTATGGCCAGGCAAAGGAGTGCTACCAGCGAGCCCTGGACATGATGCCTGAAAGCCAGGAGGCCAGGGAATCCCTGAGATATGTCCAGTACAAGATG GACAAAGCGGAGGGAAAGTTAAACAAAGAAGAACGTAAAGATGAACGCAAGAAGGAACGCACGCCTTCCCCTGTGTACAAGGAAGATCCCGACCCCTCACTGCCCTTCAAAGAGACCACAGATACATTGAAGAAACTGATACGAGATGAGCACAG GTCTAGAAAAAGGCATGCCTACGACAGCAGACTTCCAGAGGAAGAGAAAATCGATCAAAAACCCAGAAagcacaggtcaaggtcatcctcgagtaggtcaaggtcagggagtctttcaaggtcaaaggtcaaatcaaAAGGTCATAAAGAGGAGTATAGCAAAGATTCTAAGACCTTTACACGCAAGTCAAGGTCACCAAAATATGAGTATGGAAAAGAAAGGGATGCGTCGGAGTACTTTGACTATTCTCTGAAGAAGGTCAGAAGATCTGGATTCAGGGAGAGTCCAACAAGAAATATGTTGCCGGAGAAAGACATCGAGAGAAGTAGCTACCAAAGAAGCTCCGAGAAAAAAGATTTTGATCCTCGGAAAGGATACCATGCTGACAGGGAGAGGTACATGGAAAAGGGCATCAGGAAATCAGAGACTCCAGAACGGAGAAGTTCCAGGAAGGAAAGCCAGTCTCCAAGGGATCTTGCAGGCGGCTTGAATCCTGTGAGAGTGAAAAGAGAGAGCAGACGAAGCGAAACCCCAACCAAGGACGAGGTTGCAGATCGACTTGGGTTGGAGGATATTTCGCCAGAAGACCACAATGCAAGGAATGAGGACTACAAGCTATTGCTTTACAGGAAAAGGGAAGAGGATTACAAGTTTAGGGAGGCGCAGAAACGACGCGAAAGTGGCGAGTATTTTGAAAAGGATAGGAGTGGGAGAGATAGGGCTGGAAGAGGGGATCAATTTTTATCTGAACGTGGAATGGCTAAGAATGCAAGTGCTGACGGTGACAGGCAGGAAAGCAGGGGATCATACGAAAGAAGGTGGTATGATCCGTCTCGCGAGGAAAGATATCCTGGTGGAGAAACATCGGGGAGGTTACGAGAGAAAGAAGAAGCGGAGTATGCTGAAAGAAGAATTGTTTCCATTGATAAAAGAAATAAAGCGGATTGGGAGGACCGTGAGTATGATTCCAAGGACAGAAACATGGCTTCAAATGAGCAGCGCTCTTCTAGGGACAACAGGCATTATCACGAGACCGACTCCCCAAGTCTTGAAAAACGAGGAATTGTGCTCGGCAAAGGGTCTTCGAGAAAAGATTCAAAGTCACCAAGGGATATTGGAGATAGAAGCCTGCAGAAAACTTTTTCATATCCCAGaagtaggtcaaggtcaccggCACAAGATGGGAAGTCGCCAGTTAGAGTGATCAAGATGAAGCCTAAAGGTCAGGATATTTCCCAAGGCAACAAAGGTCAAGACCAGGTTGAAGCCCAGAGCAGCAAAGGTCAAGATGAAGAAGTAAAACCAAAGGATGACATTTTCCGCGAGAGTGGAGAGCCAGCTCATGATGCTGACAAAGCTAAGAATCAGTTTGCTACATATGTTCCCAGGTCTGTTAAGCTTAAAAACAACCCCGAGAAAAGTCAAAATCCAGAACGACTTCCGTCAGGTGACCAGATCGCTTATGATGATGGCAAGGGACAAATGCCTTCAAAAGAGAATGCTAACCACTTTGAAAGGCATCCATCAAAGGATGACAGTGAGCATTTATTGGAATCAAGAACTGTAAAGATGAAACCACTTTCGGAACTGAATGTGGACAACGATCCTAGATTCAAATTCCAAGCCATCAGAACACCAGACCAAAAAAGGCCAAGTTCAAGGCATTCATCATCTCGCGAGGGATCCCGAAGTGGCAAGGCCAAATACGACCCTTTTAGACGCTCTgaatctaggtcaaggtcacaaagcgTCGACATGCAAAAGTCGCGGACATCAAAGACGCGGAGAAGTAGCAGTGAGAGCTCAAGATCGAGAAGTCGCAGTCGTAAGAAGTTAAGATCTCGAAGCGGAAGTTCTAGCTCTGGGGACAGTAGATCTGGCGGAAGACGCAAGCGATCCAGGTCTGATTCTAGAGACGCTTAcagcaaaaggtcaaggtcagaaaGTAGGTCACCTTACAGTAAATCAAAGAGTCCAGGAGGAAAAAGGTCGGAGCCTGTTGTTGTACCAGAAATCGTGAGTCGATGGGATAGTCCAAAGGAGAAAAAAAGTAGGTGGGAAGGTCAGAATTTCAAGCCGGAATCATTCAAGAAGGTTGATTCTAAGGTGGATACAGGCGCTGTTCAATTATTTCCTATTATTTCCTCATCTCCACCACCGCATAGAAGCATGAAGCCAGAGGAAAAGAAAAAGTTGGACGAGAAATGGAAGGAGCTGAAACCTTTAAAATTAGATCCAGAGGAAAGCAAGCAAATGGAATTACAGGACATTGTTAAACAACGGGCTGCTGAAGTTGCTGCTAAAATAAGCACTAAGTTCATTCCACTTCCACCAAGTAATGAACCAGATAGAGAGCTTAAAGAGAAAGTTGCTATGGCTTCAAAAAAGATAAACCAGTTGATACAGCCGGAGAAAGAAAGGGAAAAGAAGACATTCAAATGGGAGAGCAACTCTGATAGCGAAGTGGATGAAAAGAAGAGGAAATCGGTCGTTAACAAAAGGGAAGATTCAGTGAAGAAAAGGAGTAGATCATCATCTTCTGAGAGTAGCCGACGCAGTAAAAGGAGGTCAGGCTCAGACAGTCGTTCCCGATCACGAAGCAGAGACAGGAGATCTAAATCACGATCTGAAAGTAGGAGCAAAAGCAGGAGTAGAAGCAGAAGCCGCAGCAGGAGTAGAGACAGAAGATACAAGTCAAGGTCCCGAAGCAAGGATCGACGTAGATATAGAAGTCGCAGTAGGTCAAACGAAGGCAGATCAAGCAAGGATTATTATCGCCGGCGATCAAACGAGGACAGAAGACGTGACCAAACGGAGTATTACGGGGGAGGGAGAAGAGGATCGGGAGACCAGCGGGTATTCTGGTTTCACAAGAATAATGATTACCATGGTGATAATAAAGATGGAGGATACAAGCCATGGTTACGAGGTGGGAGGGGAAGGGGGAGATTCCGTGGGGGGTACAGGCCCTGGATCCCCAGGGGAAGGGGCCGTGGTCGAGGGAGGGGTTGGGTTGATTACAATAAACAGGATTCACACAGTTACCGCGGCGAGGAAAACCAGGGCTGGTCCGATGATCATTACCACCATGCGGATGTGAAATC
- the LOC127833482 gene encoding E3 ubiquitin-protein ligase RBBP6-like isoform X10 — MKIRIVCKTNVGGFESWTIKSLEIPEKEYAENLKKQQSQKWAYQCVAEGVAFFKEGKETEAMQKLNKALQIDTNNVEALVARGALYANTENYSKALQDFEEALKFNSKHPNAIKYMHETLLAKGKLHEDEKDYGQAKECYQRALDMMPESQEARESLRYVQYKMDKAEGKLNKEERKDERKKERTPSPVYKEDPDPSLPFKETTDTLKKLIRDEHRSRKRHAYDSRLPEEEKIDQKPRKHRSRSSSSRSRSGSLSRSKVKSKGHKEEYSKDSKTFTRKSRSPKYEYGKERDASEYFDYSLKKVRRSGFRESPTRNMLPEKDIERSSYQRSSEKKDFDPRKGYHADRERYMEKGIRKSETPERRSSRKESQSPRDLAGGLNPVRVKRESRRSETPTKDEVADRLGLEDISPEDHNARNEDYKLLLYRKREEDYKFREAQKRRESGEYFEKDRSGRDRAGRGDQFLSERGMAKNASADGDRQESRGSYERRWYDPSREERYPGGETSGRLREKEEAEYAERRIVSIDKRNKADWEDREYDSKDRNMASNEQRSSRDNRHYHETDSPSLEKRGIVLGKGSSRKDSKSPRDIGDRSLQKTFSYPRSRSRSPAQDGKSPVRVIKMKPKGQDISQGNKGQDQVEAQSSKGQDEEVKPKDDIFRESGEPAHDADKAKNQFATYVPRSVKLKNNPEKSQNPERLPSGDQIAYDDGKGQMPSKENANHFERHPSKDDSEHLLESRTVKMKPLSELNVDNDPRFKFQAIRTPDQKRPSSRHSSSREGSRSGKAKYDPFRRSESRSRSQSVDMQKSRTSKTRRSSSESSRSRSRSRKKLRSRSGSSSSGDSRSGGRRKRSRSDSRDAYSKRSRSESRSPYSKSKSPGGKRSEPVVVPEIVSRWDSPKEKKSRWEGQNFKPESFKKVDSKVDTGAVQLFPIISSSPPPHRSMKPEEKKKLDEKWKELKPLKLDPEESKQMELQDIVKQRAAEVAAKISTKFIPLPPSNEPDRELKEKVAMASKKINQLIQPEKEREKKTFKWESNSDSEVDEKKRKSVVNKREDSVKKRSRSSSSESSRRSKRRSGSDSRSRSRSRDRRSKSRSESRSKSRSRSRSRSRSRDRRYKSRSRSKDRRRYRSRSRSNEGRSSKDYYRRRSNEDRRRDQTEYYGGGRRGSGDQRVFWFHKNNDYHGDNKDGGYKPWLRGGRGRGRFRGGYRPWIPRGRGRGRGRGWVDYNKQDSHSYRGEENQGWSDDHYHHADVKSKWEKEEDQVEEEESGKGEDGSDATKPQETLNELEEFYHKLKTDKKRKPIDVPEEKKEVA; from the exons ATGAAAATTAGAATAGTTTGCAAAACCAATGTTGGAGGTTTTGAAAGTTGGACAATTAAAAG tTTGGAAATACCAGAGAAGGAATATGCAGAGAACTTGAAGAAACAACAATCACAGAAATGGGCCTACCAATG TGTGGCAGAGGGCGTGGCCTTCTTCAAGGAAGGCAAGGAGACGGAGGCAATGCAGAAGCTGAACAAGGCTCTGCAGATCGACACCAACAACGTGGAGGCACTTGTGGCTCGGGGGGCTCT gTATGCAAACACAGAGAATTACTCCAAGGCTCTACAGGATTTTGAGGAAGCCTTGAAATTTAACTCTAAACATCCAAATGCAATCAAGTACATGCATGAAACTCTCCTGGCTAAGGGAAAACT ACACGAGGATGAGAAGGATTATGGCCAGGCAAAGGAGTGCTACCAGCGAGCCCTGGACATGATGCCTGAAAGCCAGGAGGCCAGGGAATCCCTGAGATATGTCCAGTACAAGATG GACAAAGCGGAGGGAAAGTTAAACAAAGAAGAACGTAAAGATGAACGCAAGAAGGAACGCACGCCTTCCCCTGTGTACAAGGAAGATCCCGACCCCTCACTGCCCTTCAAAGAGACCACAGATACATTGAAGAAACTGATACGAGATGAGCACAG GTCTAGAAAAAGGCATGCCTACGACAGCAGACTTCCAGAGGAAGAGAAAATCGATCAAAAACCCAGAAagcacaggtcaaggtcatcctcgagtaggtcaaggtcagggagtctttcaaggtcaaaggtcaaatcaaAAGGTCATAAAGAGGAGTATAGCAAAGATTCTAAGACCTTTACACGCAAGTCAAGGTCACCAAAATATGAGTATGGAAAAGAAAGGGATGCGTCGGAGTACTTTGACTATTCTCTGAAGAAGGTCAGAAGATCTGGATTCAGGGAGAGTCCAACAAGAAATATGTTGCCGGAGAAAGACATCGAGAGAAGTAGCTACCAAAGAAGCTCCGAGAAAAAAGATTTTGATCCTCGGAAAGGATACCATGCTGACAGGGAGAGGTACATGGAAAAGGGCATCAGGAAATCAGAGACTCCAGAACGGAGAAGTTCCAGGAAGGAAAGCCAGTCTCCAAGGGATCTTGCAGGCGGCTTGAATCCTGTGAGAGTGAAAAGAGAGAGCAGACGAAGCGAAACCCCAACCAAGGACGAGGTTGCAGATCGACTTGGGTTGGAGGATATTTCGCCAGAAGACCACAATGCAAGGAATGAGGACTACAAGCTATTGCTTTACAGGAAAAGGGAAGAGGATTACAAGTTTAGGGAGGCGCAGAAACGACGCGAAAGTGGCGAGTATTTTGAAAAGGATAGGAGTGGGAGAGATAGGGCTGGAAGAGGGGATCAATTTTTATCTGAACGTGGAATGGCTAAGAATGCAAGTGCTGACGGTGACAGGCAGGAAAGCAGGGGATCATACGAAAGAAGGTGGTATGATCCGTCTCGCGAGGAAAGATATCCTGGTGGAGAAACATCGGGGAGGTTACGAGAGAAAGAAGAAGCGGAGTATGCTGAAAGAAGAATTGTTTCCATTGATAAAAGAAATAAAGCGGATTGGGAGGACCGTGAGTATGATTCCAAGGACAGAAACATGGCTTCAAATGAGCAGCGCTCTTCTAGGGACAACAGGCATTATCACGAGACCGACTCCCCAAGTCTTGAAAAACGAGGAATTGTGCTCGGCAAAGGGTCTTCGAGAAAAGATTCAAAGTCACCAAGGGATATTGGAGATAGAAGCCTGCAGAAAACTTTTTCATATCCCAGaagtaggtcaaggtcaccggCACAAGATGGGAAGTCGCCAGTTAGAGTGATCAAGATGAAGCCTAAAGGTCAGGATATTTCCCAAGGCAACAAAGGTCAAGACCAGGTTGAAGCCCAGAGCAGCAAAGGTCAAGATGAAGAAGTAAAACCAAAGGATGACATTTTCCGCGAGAGTGGAGAGCCAGCTCATGATGCTGACAAAGCTAAGAATCAGTTTGCTACATATGTTCCCAGGTCTGTTAAGCTTAAAAACAACCCCGAGAAAAGTCAAAATCCAGAACGACTTCCGTCAGGTGACCAGATCGCTTATGATGATGGCAAGGGACAAATGCCTTCAAAAGAGAATGCTAACCACTTTGAAAGGCATCCATCAAAGGATGACAGTGAGCATTTATTGGAATCAAGAACTGTAAAGATGAAACCACTTTCGGAACTGAATGTGGACAACGATCCTAGATTCAAATTCCAAGCCATCAGAACACCAGACCAAAAAAGGCCAAGTTCAAGGCATTCATCATCTCGCGAGGGATCCCGAAGTGGCAAGGCCAAATACGACCCTTTTAGACGCTCTgaatctaggtcaaggtcacaaagcgTCGACATGCAAAAGTCGCGGACATCAAAGACGCGGAGAAGTAGCAGTGAGAGCTCAAGATCGAGAAGTCGCAGTCGTAAGAAGTTAAGATCTCGAAGCGGAAGTTCTAGCTCTGGGGACAGTAGATCTGGCGGAAGACGCAAGCGATCCAGGTCTGATTCTAGAGACGCTTAcagcaaaaggtcaaggtcagaaaGTAGGTCACCTTACAGTAAATCAAAGAGTCCAGGAGGAAAAAGGTCGGAGCCTGTTGTTGTACCAGAAATCGTGAGTCGATGGGATAGTCCAAAGGAGAAAAAAAGTAGGTGGGAAGGTCAGAATTTCAAGCCGGAATCATTCAAGAAGGTTGATTCTAAGGTGGATACAGGCGCTGTTCAATTATTTCCTATTATTTCCTCATCTCCACCACCGCATAGAAGCATGAAGCCAGAGGAAAAGAAAAAGTTGGACGAGAAATGGAAGGAGCTGAAACCTTTAAAATTAGATCCAGAGGAAAGCAAGCAAATGGAATTACAGGACATTGTTAAACAACGGGCTGCTGAAGTTGCTGCTAAAATAAGCACTAAGTTCATTCCACTTCCACCAAGTAATGAACCAGATAGAGAGCTTAAAGAGAAAGTTGCTATGGCTTCAAAAAAGATAAACCAGTTGATACAGCCGGAGAAAGAAAGGGAAAAGAAGACATTCAAATGGGAGAGCAACTCTGATAGCGAAGTGGATGAAAAGAAGAGGAAATCGGTCGTTAACAAAAGGGAAGATTCAGTGAAGAAAAGGAGTAGATCATCATCTTCTGAGAGTAGCCGACGCAGTAAAAGGAGGTCAGGCTCAGACAGTCGTTCCCGATCACGAAGCAGAGACAGGAGATCTAAATCACGATCTGAAAGTAGGAGCAAAAGCAGGAGTAGAAGCAGAAGCCGCAGCAGGAGTAGAGACAGAAGATACAAGTCAAGGTCCCGAAGCAAGGATCGACGTAGATATAGAAGTCGCAGTAGGTCAAACGAAGGCAGATCAAGCAAGGATTATTATCGCCGGCGATCAAACGAGGACAGAAGACGTGACCAAACGGAGTATTACGGGGGAGGGAGAAGAGGATCGGGAGACCAGCGGGTATTCTGGTTTCACAAGAATAATGATTACCATGGTGATAATAAAGATGGAGGATACAAGCCATGGTTACGAGGTGGGAGGGGAAGGGGGAGATTCCGTGGGGGGTACAGGCCCTGGATCCCCAGGGGAAGGGGCCGTGGTCGAGGGAGGGGTTGGGTTGATTACAATAAACAGGATTCACACAGTTACCGCGGCGAGGAAAACCAGGGCTGGTCCGATGATCATTACCACCATGCGGATGTGAAATC